Proteins encoded within one genomic window of Aerococcus viridans:
- the lpdA gene encoding dihydrolipoyl dehydrogenase gives MVVGAFAIELDTVVIGAGPGGYVAAIRAAQLGQKVAIVEREFIGGVCLNVGCIPSKALIQAGHAYHNAKGGDAAFGVTSGDVKLDFAQTQDWKNNTVVNTLTSGVEMLLKKNKVEIIRGEAYFNNENEFTVMGDDDSHQLYSFNNAIVATGSTPIQIPGFKFGGRVVDSTGALNFEEVPESLVVIGGGVIGSELGMAYANLGSKVTILEGSPQLLPTFEKDMVKVVEKEMKNIGIETTVNAMAKEAVDNGDSVTVKYEVKGEAKEITADYVLVSVGRRANTADLGLEAIGVELTERGLVKVDNQGRTSVKNFFAIGDITPGAALAHKASYEGKIAAEAISGKPAAIDYKVMPSVAYTTPELASYGLTEKEAKDQGLDVKTVKFPLAGNGRALSLNAGQGFIRLVATKEDDVLVGAQMVGISASDVMAEVGLAIEAGMNAEDIALTIHGHPTLSEVVMDAAEGLLGLPIHM, from the coding sequence ATGGTAGTAGGCGCATTTGCAATTGAATTAGACACAGTTGTTATCGGTGCTGGACCTGGTGGCTATGTAGCTGCCATCCGCGCTGCACAATTAGGACAAAAAGTAGCAATCGTTGAACGCGAGTTTATCGGTGGGGTTTGCTTGAACGTAGGTTGTATTCCTTCAAAAGCCTTGATCCAAGCTGGTCATGCTTATCATAACGCTAAAGGCGGCGACGCTGCCTTTGGTGTAACTTCTGGTGACGTTAAATTAGACTTCGCGCAAACACAGGACTGGAAGAACAATACAGTAGTAAATACGTTAACTTCTGGTGTTGAAATGTTACTTAAAAAGAATAAAGTTGAAATCATCCGTGGTGAAGCTTACTTCAACAACGAAAATGAATTTACTGTAATGGGTGATGATGATTCTCACCAATTATACTCATTCAACAACGCAATCGTTGCAACAGGTTCTACACCAATCCAAATCCCAGGATTCAAATTTGGTGGCCGTGTTGTAGATTCAACAGGTGCTTTAAACTTTGAAGAAGTTCCTGAAAGCTTAGTTGTTATCGGTGGCGGGGTTATCGGTTCTGAATTAGGTATGGCTTACGCTAACCTAGGTTCTAAGGTAACAATCTTAGAAGGTTCTCCCCAATTATTACCAACATTTGAAAAAGATATGGTAAAAGTTGTAGAAAAAGAAATGAAGAACATCGGTATCGAAACAACTGTCAACGCGATGGCGAAAGAAGCCGTAGACAACGGTGACTCAGTAACAGTTAAGTACGAAGTTAAAGGTGAAGCTAAAGAAATCACTGCTGACTACGTATTGGTATCTGTTGGCCGTCGTGCGAATACAGCAGACTTAGGGTTAGAAGCAATTGGGGTTGAATTAACAGAACGTGGTTTAGTCAAAGTTGATAATCAAGGCCGCACTTCAGTGAAAAACTTCTTCGCAATCGGTGATATCACACCTGGTGCTGCTTTAGCGCATAAAGCATCTTACGAAGGTAAGATTGCTGCAGAAGCGATCTCTGGTAAACCAGCAGCTATCGACTACAAAGTGATGCCATCTGTAGCTTACACTACACCTGAATTAGCTTCTTACGGTTTAACTGAAAAAGAAGCTAAAGATCAAGGTTTAGACGTGAAAACTGTGAAATTCCCACTAGCGGGTAACGGTCGTGCATTATCATTAAACGCTGGCCAAGGTTTCATCCGCTTAGTAGCGACTAAAGAAGATGACGTATTAGTTGGCGCGCAAATGGTTGGTATCTCTGCTTCAGACGTTATGGCTGAGGTTGGGTTAGCGATCGAAGCAGGCATGAACGCAGAAGACATCGCTTTAACAATTCATGGCCACCCAACATTATCAGAAGTTGTAATGGATGCAGCTGAAGGATTATTAGGATTGCCAATTCACATGTAG
- a CDS encoding 2-oxo acid dehydrogenase subunit E2 has protein sequence MAFVFNLPDVGEGMAEGEIVSWLVAVGDQVNEEDPIVEIQNDKSVEEIYSPVTGKVTELHYSEGDVAIVGTPLITFEGEGLEDNAAASAPAEKAAAPAPAAEAPAAPATGGGVYQFTLPDVGEGMAEGEIVSWLVAEGDDVNEEDSLVEIQNDKSVEEVASPVTGKIVRILVEAGTVANVGDVLAEIDAPGHNSEASAPVSTPESPAQETKAADPAAGVSTNASAGNVPVASDPNKRVLAMPSVRQFAREQGVDITAVAGTGKNGRVLREDVANFNGATTVAPEAPATETAQVAATTEAPAAKPAKPAKKAATLADNSDRVERIKMTPMRKAIAKAMDTANHTAPMVTLFKDVEVSQLWDHRKKFKDIAAERGTKLTFLPYAVKALVAAVKKYPQLNASIDDATQEFVYKHYYNIGIATDTDAGLYVPNIKNADTRSMFDIADIINENAAKAHSGELKGPEMADGTVSISNIGSVGGEFFTPILNYPETAILGFGAIKSEPVVNADGEVVAGRVLKLSLTFDHRIVDGATGQKALNEIARLMADPELLLMEG, from the coding sequence ATGGCCTTTGTATTTAATTTACCAGATGTCGGCGAAGGTATGGCGGAAGGCGAAATCGTTTCATGGCTAGTAGCTGTAGGCGACCAAGTCAACGAAGAAGATCCAATCGTTGAAATCCAAAATGATAAATCAGTAGAAGAAATTTACTCACCAGTTACAGGTAAGGTAACTGAATTACATTACAGTGAAGGTGATGTTGCCATTGTTGGTACACCATTAATCACTTTTGAAGGTGAAGGATTAGAAGACAACGCAGCTGCATCAGCGCCTGCAGAAAAAGCTGCAGCACCTGCACCAGCAGCGGAAGCACCAGCTGCACCTGCAACAGGTGGCGGCGTATACCAATTCACTTTACCAGACGTAGGTGAAGGTATGGCTGAAGGTGAAATCGTTTCTTGGTTGGTTGCTGAAGGCGACGACGTAAATGAAGAAGATTCGTTAGTTGAAATCCAAAACGATAAATCAGTTGAAGAAGTAGCTTCTCCTGTAACAGGTAAGATCGTTCGTATCTTAGTGGAAGCTGGAACAGTTGCTAACGTTGGTGATGTATTAGCTGAAATTGATGCACCTGGTCATAACTCAGAAGCATCAGCACCAGTTTCTACTCCAGAATCACCTGCACAAGAAACTAAAGCGGCAGATCCAGCAGCTGGCGTGTCTACAAACGCATCAGCTGGTAACGTACCAGTTGCTTCAGATCCTAACAAACGCGTATTAGCAATGCCTTCTGTACGTCAATTTGCTCGTGAGCAAGGTGTTGACATTACAGCTGTTGCTGGTACTGGTAAAAATGGTCGTGTCTTACGTGAAGATGTTGCCAACTTTAACGGCGCAACAACTGTTGCACCTGAAGCACCTGCTACTGAAACTGCTCAAGTAGCAGCGACAACAGAAGCACCAGCAGCTAAACCAGCTAAACCAGCTAAGAAAGCTGCCACACTTGCTGACAACTCAGACCGCGTAGAACGTATCAAGATGACACCAATGCGTAAAGCAATCGCTAAAGCAATGGATACAGCTAACCACACAGCGCCAATGGTTACATTGTTCAAAGATGTGGAAGTTTCTCAATTATGGGATCACCGTAAGAAATTCAAAGATATTGCAGCTGAACGTGGTACTAAATTGACCTTCTTACCTTATGCTGTGAAAGCTTTAGTAGCAGCTGTTAAGAAATATCCTCAATTAAATGCTTCTATTGATGATGCTACACAAGAATTTGTATACAAACATTACTACAACATTGGTATTGCAACTGATACTGATGCGGGCCTATATGTGCCAAACATTAAGAATGCAGATACTCGTTCAATGTTCGATATCGCTGATATCATCAATGAAAATGCAGCTAAAGCACATTCTGGCGAATTAAAAGGCCCAGAGATGGCTGACGGTACAGTTTCTATTTCTAACATCGGTTCTGTTGGTGGAGAATTCTTTACACCGATCTTAAACTACCCAGAAACAGCTATCCTAGGATTTGGTGCTATCAAGTCTGAACCTGTTGTAAATGCTGATGGTGAAGTTGTTGCGGGTCGCGTATTGAAATTATCATTAACATTTGACCACCGTATCGTAGACGGTGCAACTGGTCAAAAAGCGCTGAACGAAATCGCTCGTTTAATGGCTGACCCTGAATTATTATTGATGGAAGGATGA
- a CDS encoding alpha-ketoacid dehydrogenase subunit beta yields MANLTMIEAITEALDQEMARDEKVYIFGEDVGKNGGVFRATKGLFDKYGEERLSDTPLSESAIGGMAIGMALHGFRPVMEIQFFGFVFEVFDSIAGQMNRTRFRMGQTRNLPITIRSPFGGGVHTPEMHADSLEGLMAQTPGLKVVIPSSPSDAKGLLTAAIRDNDPVLFLEHMKLYRSFREEVPEEQYTLEIGKANVVQEGSDVTIIAYGYMVREAIKAAEELAKNGVSAEIVDLRTVSPLDMATITKSVEKTGRVVIVQEAQRQAGVADKVASEISQRSILSLEEPIKVVAAPDTVFPFGMAENAWLPNATDIVAAANEITGK; encoded by the coding sequence ATGGCTAACTTAACAATGATCGAAGCGATTACTGAAGCGCTAGACCAAGAAATGGCTCGCGATGAAAAAGTATATATTTTTGGTGAAGACGTTGGTAAAAACGGTGGTGTTTTCCGTGCGACTAAGGGTTTATTCGACAAATATGGCGAAGAACGTTTAAGCGATACGCCATTATCTGAATCAGCTATCGGTGGTATGGCAATTGGTATGGCATTACACGGTTTCCGTCCAGTAATGGAAATCCAATTCTTTGGTTTCGTATTTGAAGTATTTGACTCAATTGCTGGTCAAATGAACCGTACACGATTCCGCATGGGCCAAACTCGTAACTTACCTATCACTATCCGTTCACCATTTGGTGGTGGTGTGCATACACCAGAAATGCATGCGGACTCATTAGAAGGTTTAATGGCACAAACGCCTGGTTTGAAAGTTGTTATTCCATCTAGCCCAAGTGATGCTAAAGGTTTATTAACTGCTGCAATTCGTGATAACGACCCAGTATTATTCTTAGAGCACATGAAACTTTACCGTTCATTCCGTGAAGAAGTACCTGAAGAACAATATACACTTGAAATTGGTAAAGCAAACGTTGTTCAAGAAGGTTCTGATGTAACAATCATTGCTTATGGCTACATGGTTCGTGAAGCAATCAAAGCGGCTGAAGAATTAGCTAAAAATGGTGTTTCTGCTGAAATCGTTGACTTACGTACAGTTTCGCCATTAGATATGGCAACAATTACAAAATCAGTTGAAAAAACTGGTCGCGTAGTAATCGTACAAGAAGCACAACGTCAAGCGGGTGTTGCGGATAAGGTGGCTTCAGAAATTTCTCAGCGTAGCATTTTGTCTCTAGAAGAACCAATTAAAGTTGTCGCTGCGCCAGATACAGTATTCCCATTTGGTATGGCTGAAAATGCTTGGTTGCCAAATGCAACTGATATTGTTGCGGCTGCTAACGAAATTACAGGTAAATAG
- the pdhA gene encoding pyruvate dehydrogenase (acetyl-transferring) E1 component subunit alpha — protein MAKLPVDYEAQLDAISAQFQMVQILDEDGNVVNPDIMPDLSDEELVELMKRMVFSRTLHERSMALAKQGRLGFYAPTLGQEASQMASSYAFTKDDWLFPGYRDIPQLIAHGLKISQAFLWSRGHVEGNNYPADLNAMPPQIIIGAQYIQAMGSARAQKLNGDKAVTFTYTGDGGSSQGDVYEGMNYASRYKAPVVFFIQNNGFAISTPRYKQTAAETLAQKAVSVGIPGIQVDGNDALAVYAVSKQAREWALAGNGPVLIETVTNRLGAHSTSGDDPKIYRTQEDIDSWTKREPLIRMRAFLEGKGLWSEEIENEYVEQVREEIKEAAKEADMAPKQTVTQFLENMFEVPGQNIQEQIEAYSAKEAK, from the coding sequence ATGGCTAAATTACCAGTGGATTATGAAGCGCAGCTAGATGCTATCAGTGCTCAATTTCAAATGGTTCAAATTTTAGATGAAGATGGCAATGTTGTTAACCCTGACATCATGCCTGATTTATCAGATGAAGAATTAGTTGAGTTAATGAAACGTATGGTTTTCTCACGTACACTTCATGAACGCTCAATGGCATTGGCAAAACAAGGTCGTTTAGGTTTCTACGCGCCTACTTTAGGTCAAGAAGCTTCTCAAATGGCAAGTTCTTATGCATTTACAAAAGATGACTGGTTGTTCCCAGGATATCGTGATATCCCTCAATTAATCGCTCACGGTTTAAAAATCTCTCAAGCATTCTTATGGTCTCGGGGACATGTTGAAGGTAACAACTACCCGGCTGATCTAAATGCAATGCCACCACAAATTATCATTGGTGCACAATACATCCAAGCGATGGGGTCTGCTCGTGCACAAAAATTAAATGGTGACAAAGCTGTAACATTTACATATACAGGTGACGGTGGTTCATCTCAAGGTGATGTATACGAAGGTATGAACTATGCTTCTCGTTATAAGGCACCAGTCGTATTCTTTATTCAAAACAACGGTTTTGCAATTTCAACACCTCGTTACAAACAAACAGCTGCTGAAACTTTAGCACAAAAAGCTGTATCTGTAGGTATCCCAGGTATTCAAGTAGACGGTAACGATGCTTTAGCAGTTTACGCTGTATCTAAACAAGCACGTGAATGGGCATTAGCTGGTAACGGTCCTGTTTTAATTGAAACAGTTACAAACCGTTTAGGCGCGCATTCTACTTCAGGTGATGATCCTAAGATCTACCGTACGCAAGAAGACATTGACAGCTGGACTAAACGTGAACCCTTAATCCGTATGCGTGCATTCTTAGAAGGAAAAGGCCTATGGTCTGAAGAAATCGAAAATGAATATGTAGAACAAGTTCGTGAAGAAATCAAAGAAGCTGCGAAAGAAGCTGACATGGCACCTAAACAAACAGTTACGCAATTCTTAGAAAACATGTTCGAAGTGCCTGGACAAAATATTCAAGAACAAATTGAAGCATATTCAGCAAAGGAGGCTAAATAA
- the def gene encoding peptide deformylase has protein sequence MITMEDIIREGHPTLRKKAEKITFPVSEEIRQLADDMMEFLRNSQDEELAEKYGLRGGVGIAAPQLDVSIQMTALLVPDLMDPENAEPLLNGVFLNPRVVSHSVEGVCLREGEGCLSVDRDVPGYVPRHARITVTYNDIDGNEYKKRFSGYPAIVLQHEIDHLNGIMFYDHISEETPFALDEHTHLLGDE, from the coding sequence ATGATTACTATGGAAGACATTATTCGTGAAGGACATCCTACCTTACGGAAGAAAGCTGAAAAAATTACTTTCCCAGTTTCTGAGGAAATTCGTCAGTTAGCTGATGATATGATGGAATTTTTACGCAATAGCCAGGATGAAGAATTAGCTGAAAAATATGGTTTACGTGGTGGTGTTGGGATTGCTGCGCCACAATTAGATGTATCTATTCAAATGACTGCCCTATTAGTGCCAGACTTGATGGATCCAGAAAATGCCGAGCCATTATTAAACGGTGTATTCTTAAACCCACGCGTTGTCAGCCATTCTGTTGAAGGTGTTTGTCTTCGTGAAGGTGAAGGTTGTTTATCTGTTGACCGCGACGTACCAGGTTATGTCCCTCGTCACGCCCGCATCACAGTTACTTATAACGATATTGACGGTAACGAATATAAGAAACGTTTCTCTGGCTACCCAGCCATCGTATTGCAACATGAAATTGACCATTTAAATGGGATCATGTTCTACGACCACATCAGTGAAGAAACACCATTCGCCCTTGACGAGCATACCCACTTGTTGGGCGACGAATAA
- a CDS encoding IS30 family transposase, whose protein sequence is MNPYTHLTMNERETIFLMYEQGETIGHISETLDRSKSTISRELHRNSNKDGSYSPSTAHGEYKRRKQLCGRHRTLDKDSIFQLVKRLFLNEQWSPEQISGRLNLENAKNKISYNTIYRAIYRGDFDEPGLSTGNRGAIRKLRHRGKTRHSKNHVERRGKIPISNTIHERPDSANERTEIGHWEADTVAGQTGKACLVTLVDRKSRLLLIGKSEKKASKPVVDQMIKLLQGIDSDFCKTITPDRGKEFSQHARLTEELNNTQIYFPDPHAPWQRGSNENTNGLLREYSPKGVDLTDATDEEIQGWATKLNTRPKKCLNWKTPYEIFYKTVLHLI, encoded by the coding sequence ATGAATCCATACACACATCTTACCATGAACGAGCGAGAAACAATATTCCTAATGTATGAACAAGGCGAAACTATCGGGCATATATCCGAGACCCTGGACCGTTCTAAATCGACTATCTCAAGAGAATTACATCGTAATTCAAACAAGGATGGCAGTTATTCACCGTCAACTGCTCATGGAGAGTATAAACGTAGAAAACAACTATGTGGCAGGCATCGCACGCTAGATAAAGACTCTATTTTCCAGTTGGTCAAACGACTATTTCTCAACGAACAATGGTCTCCAGAACAAATTTCTGGTCGTTTGAACCTTGAAAATGCCAAAAATAAAATCAGTTATAATACTATCTATCGTGCAATTTATCGTGGCGACTTCGATGAGCCTGGTTTATCAACCGGTAATCGAGGCGCTATCCGTAAATTAAGACACAGAGGTAAAACACGCCATTCTAAAAATCACGTAGAGAGAAGAGGAAAGATCCCTATCTCCAATACGATTCATGAACGACCTGATAGCGCTAATGAACGAACTGAGATTGGTCATTGGGAAGCAGATACAGTTGCAGGTCAAACTGGTAAAGCGTGCTTAGTAACGCTAGTTGATAGAAAATCTAGGTTATTACTAATCGGTAAATCTGAGAAGAAAGCTTCTAAGCCGGTAGTTGACCAAATGATTAAATTACTACAAGGTATTGATTCTGATTTTTGTAAAACCATTACACCTGACCGTGGTAAAGAATTCAGTCAACACGCCCGATTGACTGAGGAATTAAATAATACGCAAATTTATTTTCCAGATCCTCATGCCCCTTGGCAAAGAGGATCTAATGAGAATACAAATGGACTCCTTAGAGAGTACTCACCGAAAGGTGTTGATTTGACAGATGCAACTGATGAAGAGATACAAGGTTGGGCAACGAAATTAAATACACGTCCCAAAAAATGTTTGAATTGGAAAACACCTTATGAAATCTTTTATAAAACTGTGTTGCACTTAATTTGA
- the coaBC gene encoding bifunctional phosphopantothenoylcysteine decarboxylase/phosphopantothenate--cysteine ligase CoaBC, which produces MLKGLNLTVVVTGGIAAYKIPDFVRTLIKAGANVRVALTPSAKQFVTPYTFEVLTKYPPLVEGVHNPDTVAHIALADWTDYAIVMPATANTIGKFANGIADNEALSMMLALKSPLLFVPAMNEKMWTNQATQRNVSQLRLDGHIVVEPDTGFLAEGYEGKGRMPAPEAVFQALLVSIAIDKQGQTLDLTGHNLLVSAGGTTEKLDPVRFLTNRSSGKMGLAIANAAALAGGQVTLVRTDHAKNLPVLPGIEVVTVESAQELYDTMHKHVTDKDIVIMSAAVSDYRSAHPADQKMKKDQLSNQDGLTIQLAENPDILASLPKEGHYTVGFAAETQKVIEYGRNKLLKKGVDMIVANDVSDQTIGFNTDDNQVTLITKDSERPLERQSKIGVAVELLARIQDELK; this is translated from the coding sequence ATGCTTAAAGGATTAAATTTAACAGTCGTTGTCACGGGTGGCATCGCAGCGTATAAAATCCCAGATTTTGTCCGTACCCTCATTAAAGCAGGGGCTAATGTGCGCGTTGCCTTGACACCGTCCGCAAAGCAATTTGTCACACCGTATACCTTTGAAGTCCTAACCAAATATCCACCATTAGTTGAAGGTGTCCACAACCCGGATACCGTGGCCCATATCGCTTTAGCCGATTGGACTGACTACGCCATCGTTATGCCAGCAACCGCCAATACAATTGGGAAATTTGCCAATGGCATTGCGGATAACGAAGCATTGTCCATGATGTTGGCCTTGAAATCGCCACTCTTATTTGTACCCGCTATGAACGAGAAAATGTGGACTAACCAGGCTACTCAACGTAACGTCAGCCAACTCCGTTTAGACGGCCATATTGTGGTAGAACCAGATACCGGATTCCTGGCAGAAGGTTACGAGGGTAAAGGCCGGATGCCAGCCCCAGAAGCCGTATTCCAAGCCTTATTAGTCTCTATTGCCATCGATAAGCAGGGGCAAACTCTTGATTTAACCGGGCATAATCTACTGGTATCAGCCGGCGGGACTACCGAGAAATTAGACCCCGTCCGGTTCTTGACCAACCGTTCTTCTGGCAAAATGGGTTTGGCTATCGCCAATGCCGCCGCCCTTGCTGGCGGACAAGTGACTCTAGTCCGCACTGACCACGCTAAAAATCTGCCTGTTCTACCCGGCATAGAAGTGGTCACCGTCGAATCAGCTCAAGAATTGTATGACACCATGCACAAACATGTCACAGACAAGGATATTGTAATCATGTCTGCCGCTGTATCTGACTACCGATCTGCCCATCCAGCTGATCAAAAAATGAAAAAAGACCAGCTATCTAATCAGGATGGGTTGACCATTCAATTGGCCGAAAATCCTGATATTTTAGCTAGTTTGCCTAAAGAAGGCCATTATACAGTGGGTTTTGCAGCTGAAACTCAAAAGGTGATTGAATATGGCCGCAACAAATTATTGAAAAAAGGAGTCGACATGATTGTCGCTAATGACGTTTCAGACCAAACAATTGGCTTCAATACAGATGACAACCAAGTGACTTTAATCACTAAAGATAGTGAACGACCTTTAGAAAGACAAAGTAAAATCGGTGTAGCAGTTGAATTGTTAGCCCGTATACAAGACGAACTCAAATAG